GGGCGGGGCCGCTTTCAGGGTCtgtgtggagagagagggagtcagagagcagagggagaggagagagaaaaaacagacgGGAGGGATGTGTGTGCGGTGAACGGTGCTGCAGGTACACTCAGAGCCGGATTCAGGTTTTACAGCAGCACCTGACCGCGGCAAAACCGTCTCAGAGCCTGCCTCTCCCTCTTCATCCCCTCCCAGCAACCCTCCGCGATGTCGGGCGGAGGAGAGGTTCGAGTGCTCCGCCAAGAGCCCGGGCAAGAGAGCCCGAGGATGCCGGCCTGGAAGCGCGAGATCTTGGAGAGGAGGAAGGCGAAGGGCGGCGGGTCCGGAGGAGCCGCGGAGACGAGCCCCGGCGGCTCGCAGCGGGTTAACGGGGAGCTGACGGGGAATGTGAACGGCAGCGGGGGACCCAAGAGGGACAGCGGACCGAGCGGCGGGTCCGGGCGGAGCTACACCATCACCACCGCCAGTCAACACTTCGCGAACAACAAAGAGCCGACGGACGCGGAGAGGACGACACCGAGGGAGGGCGACGGACAGGAGAGCCTGGTGCTACAAGAAAGCCTGGGCCCCTTGGAGGAGAACCCTTTTATTAAACTGGAGAAGGAGCGGAGGAGGCGACAGGACCGAGAAAACGCCGCTCGGCCGGTGCAGCACATCCTGGAGCTGTATGGCAGTGTACCCGGCATACGGACTATCCGCGCTGAGAATATCATCATAATTGAGTCGGATCCGGATTATTTCCCGGAAGCTGGAGGGGTTAAAACCGGGTCCAAATGGCAGCAAAACGGTGTGAGTAGTTACAGCTCTCTGAACGACCTCCTGGACCGGAGAGGGAGTGCTGTGACTGAGATAAGAGCCAAGGAGGTGGTAATTTATGACACCACGTTAAGCAAGAGTGAGGAGAACTTGAGCACCCTGGGCCGCCCTGACCATGAGGCCCCATCCTATGAGACAGGTGAGGGGCAAGGCAGGGTTAGCCGGATGCTGCAGAAGTTTGACAGCAACTATGGGAAGCTGCAGAAGAAGTCCCACAGTACTGAGAACCTGCTGGATCTGGATTGTAGTGCCAGCAGCAGGCCGCGACTCTGGTCCAAGCCACAGCCAGATCTGGTGCCAAAGGCCAAGCCGGGCCCGTCGATCAGCAGCCAGCCATCATCGCCTGTCTTCCAGGGTTCCTTGTCTTCCAAACCAAAGCCACAGCCTGCTGTCTCTGAGCTGGGGAGCCCTCAGCATTCTGCCGGGACCCCTCCGCCTGCCTTACGTCAGCGGTTTGAGGAGAGTGGAGGCCGTGGTGCTGCTGGAGGAGACGAGCCAGACAGGGGTCAAACCAAGCCTGTCCGAGAGAGAGACTGGGAGCTCTCAGAGGTTCCACCCAAACCTAAGGTGCCATGCTCTCCAGAGACCCGTCGTGTCCGTGCCGAGTCCCCCTCAAGCCCCATTTCATTCAAAGTGTCTCGCTCCTCATCGGACTTTGAGATCCGCCCCTCCCCAAAGCCTGACCTCACCCGAATTCCTGATGGGGACACCCAAGCTCGAGCCCTGGCAAACTTGCGCCTGCAGTCCCGCAACTCCTTCACAGTGATCCCCAAGCGACATGGTGCTGCCTCACCTGCAACAGGCAGTCCAGCTGCCCCGTCCAGTCCTGTCAAGTCTTCCCCATCCCACAGAGTGGCAGAGGTGTCCACGCCAGGAGTGCCAACCTCCCACACCCCTACGCCCACCTTAACAAAGAGGAATGAGGAGAAACTAAATAAGGAGAAGGAGGTGGTGAGGCTATCCAAGCCTGAACCATCCCCTGTTGCCCTAAGTCCTGCACCTCCGATCTCAGAACCCTTGTCTCCATCTCCTGCTCCCTCCTCTCCGCCTGCTCTGTCCTCACCCCCTTCATCCCCCTCATTCTCTCCAGCTCCCTCAGACTCTCCTGCTCCTTCTTCCCCCTCCCCAGCTCCAGAGCAACCTCCCACAGATCAGCTGCCAGTCACAAACATAGATGACATCGAGGTTGAGCCTCAGCAGCGTGTCCCCGTTCCCAGCCCCATGGTGCAGAGGCGAAAGGGGAACACCTTCACTGTGGTCCCTAAACGTAGGGCGGAGCCTGAGGGCCAGCCGGGCTCTCCTGAGCCGCAGCAGGAAACCTCAAGTGAGGCTCCACCGGGGTCAACGCCCCCGCAGGCCCCATATGCTCAGCTGGGTACCCTGCTGAAGAAACGCTACCCAGCTGTGGAGGAAATCGAGGTCATCGGTGGGTACCTGTCCCTCGCAAAGTCCTGCCTCTCCAAGACGGGATCCACGGGCAAAAAGGTGAGAGCAAAAACTGACCCTAACTTTGTGGCTTTGTTGACAGGTTGTGTCCACTGGGGCATCCACAGGACTTTGATTGGTAAATTGATTAgtcaaaccattttttaaaaactaatactTATTTATCAAGAAAGAATGCACTCTAAAgctggtttcagcttctcaaatgtgaggatttgcttcATTAACTGAT
The sequence above is drawn from the Plectropomus leopardus isolate mb unplaced genomic scaffold, YSFRI_Pleo_2.0 unplaced_scaffold23993, whole genome shotgun sequence genome and encodes:
- the LOC121966320 gene encoding taperin-like; this encodes MSGGGEVRVLRQEPGQESPRMPAWKREILERRKAKGGGSGGAAETSPGGSQRVNGELTGNVNGSGGPKRDSGPSGGSGRSYTITTASQHFANNKEPTDAERTTPREGDGQESLVLQESLGPLEENPFIKLEKERRRRQDRENAARPVQHILELYGSVPGIRTIRAENIIIIESDPDYFPEAGGVKTGSKWQQNGVSSYSSLNDLLDRRGSAVTEIRAKEVVIYDTTLSKSEENLSTLGRPDHEAPSYETGEGQGRVSRMLQKFDSNYGKLQKKSHSTENLLDLDCSASSRPRLWSKPQPDLVPKAKPGPSISSQPSSPVFQGSLSSKPKPQPAVSELGSPQHSAGTPPPALRQRFEESGGRGAAGGDEPDRGQTKPVRERDWELSEVPPKPKVPCSPETRRVRAESPSSPISFKVSRSSSDFEIRPSPKPDLTRIPDGDTQARALANLRLQSRNSFTVIPKRHGAASPATGSPAAPSSPVKSSPSHRVAEVSTPGVPTSHTPTPTLTKRNEEKLNKEKEVVRLSKPEPSPVALSPAPPISEPLSPSPAPSSPPALSSPPSSPSFSPAPSDSPAPSSPSPAPEQPPTDQLPVTNIDDIEVEPQQRVPVPSPMVQRRKGNTFTVVPKRRAEPEGQPGSPEPQQETSSEAPPGSTPPQAPYAQLGTLLKKRYPAVEEIEVIGGYLSLAKSCLSKTGSTGKK